A stretch of Brassica napus cultivar Da-Ae chromosome C6, Da-Ae, whole genome shotgun sequence DNA encodes these proteins:
- the LOC125588441 gene encoding uncharacterized protein LOC125588441 encodes MSHFEDGGLSFLFLVFFLRHWRSLRWRLPRWLLTFFRYSLASWVRAQEEGLEFGLRELKQLFAIKRNNGFPGTMILAPRSGRVIIEGIPNKDDRWREKFFVFKVNPASVGDFDFERIPREWSDDIEPFGPVPMTPELRGLMATLRRGVNRATHVALVAPVRPKKGRGNKRKKEKEVLLDRPDESSEVGSLERAQKVQRGPVLRSRSQAPFPGLLARPVSIPIPAGGTRKASDNSASSAGDRALNDVVDSLTHQRRRWVMEEINIVTSGSSSSKLPPPLRVSGEGTSRINSGARLSSVPKASSWAFSCDNEIPILENPDSLAAIWHKIRAEGCELPSLERMLERDAYVRMAVVNANAMEASNEYAALMEGRLANFASKEEIAGHLLTIQQLRGELEVAREVERQCEAEIEESKKKLAAAEAGKVTIQSNLDSMKEKHRREIEGRDRVLAVVKNKLEQKKKEMAAEIRLQEARARIEALIEYNEGGFDLEAELEHLKDLEVSLEVDYCLPSVLDPSLSCLDLPEISGDSVNQE; translated from the exons ATGTCGCATTTCGAGGACGGCGGCTTATCGTTTCTCTTCCTCGTTTTCTTCTTGAGGCATTGGCGGAGCTTAAGATGGCGTTTACCCAGATGGCTCCTAACTTTTTTTCGCTATTCCTTGGCCTCCTGGGTCCGAGCTCAGGAGGAAGGTCTTGAGTTCGGACTCAGGGAGTTGAAGCAATTGTTCGCTATAAAGCGGAACAATGGCTTTCCTGGCACGATGATTCTTGCTCCCCGCTCTGGTCGTGTTATTATTGAAGGCATTCCCAATAAAGATGATCGATGGAGAGAaaagttctttgtttttaaggttaACCCGGCGTCGGTCGGGGATTTTGACTTTGAGAGGATCCCTAGGGAATGGTCCGATGAcattg AGCCCTTCGGCCCTGTGCCCATGACTCCCGAGCTTCGTGGGTTAATGGCTACTTTGCGACGTG GTGTGAACCGTGCTACTCATGTTGCCTTGGTTGCTCCCGTTCGGCCCAAGAAAGGTCGTGGCAACAAGA ggaagaaggagaaggaggtgtTGCTCGATCGTCCTGATGAGTCTTCGGAGGTCGGGTCGTTAGAGCGAGCTCAGAAAGTTCAGCGCGGGCCGGTTCTTAGATCGAGGTCGCAGGCTCCGTTTCCTGGCCTTCTGGCTAGGCCGGTGTCGATTCCTATCCCTGCCGGCGGGACTCGTAAAGCATCAGATAACTCGGCGAGTTCTGCTGGCGATCGAGCTCTTAACGACGTGGTCGATTCATTGACTCACCAGCGTCGACGTTGGGTCATGGAGGAGATTAACATTGTGACTTCGGGGTCATCGAGCTCGAAACTCCCTCCACCGTTACGCGTTTCTGGTGAAGGTACTTCGCGGATTAACTCCGGCGCCCGTCTTTCGAGCGTGCCCAAAGCCTCTTCATGGGCGTTTTCATGTGATAACGAGATTCCTATCCTTGAGAACCCCGATTCCCTCGCTGCAATCTGGCATAAGATCAGAGCGGAAGGATGCGAGCTCCCTTCTCTGGAGCGTATGCTAGAGCGTGATGCCTATGTTCGGATGGCAGTTGTGAATGCCAAT GCTATGGAGGCGAGCAATGAATACGCCGCTTTGATGGAGGGGCGATTGGCTAATTTTGCAAGTAAGGAGGAGATCGCGGGTCATCTTCTCACGATCCAACAGCTTCGAGGTGAGTTGGAGGTTGCTCGGGAGGTGGAGAGGCAGTGCGAAGCGGAGATCGAGGAGTCGAAGAAGAAGTTGGCTGCTGCTGAGGCGGGGAAGGTCACTATTCAGAGCAATCTTGACTCGATGAAGGAGAAGCATAGGCGAGAGATCGAAGGTCGAGATAG GGTTCTGGCTGTAGTGAAGAACAAGTTGGagcagaagaaaaaggaaatggCTGCGGAGATTCGTTTGCAAGAGGCGCGAGCTCGTATTGAGGCTTTGATTGAGTATAATGAGGGTGGCTTCGATCTCGAAGCGGAGTTGGAGCATCTTAAAGACCTGGAGGTTTCGCTCGAAGTTGATTATTGTCTTCCTTCGGTGTTGGATCCTTCTCTTAGTTGCCTCGATCTTCCTGAGATTTCTGGAGATTCGGTCAATCAGGAATGA